One segment of Erigeron canadensis isolate Cc75 chromosome 2, C_canadensis_v1, whole genome shotgun sequence DNA contains the following:
- the LOC122588914 gene encoding uncharacterized protein LOC122588914, protein MALHFSVPSQTQVTIPSTHYNSLTPATNHSISSFFSGKKLITNLHSRGVYYTNNNKAAKKQTQIIKASSSSSETMTTTIEKSGIKIVKNPPESKLTDLGVRSWPKWGCPPSKFPWTYSSKETCFLLKGKVKVIPDGSNEAVEFGAGDLVEFPSGMSCTWDVSETVDKHYKFE, encoded by the exons ATGGCATTACATTTCTCGGTCCCCAGCCAAACACAAGTTACTATACCAAGTACTCATTACAACAGCCTTACACCCGCAACCAATCACTCCATATCTTCATTTTTTAGtggaaaaaaattaataacaaatCTCCATTCAAGGGGGGTTTATTACACCAACAATAACAAGGCTGCCAAAAAGCAAACACAAATCATCAAagcttcttcatcttcttcagaaACAATGACAACTACTATTGAGAAATCTggaattaaaattgttaaaaatccTCCTGAATCAAAACTTACTGATCTTGGTGTTAGATCTTGGCCCAA GTGGGGATGCCCTCCAAGCAAATTTCCATGGACGTATTCGTCAAAAGAGACATGCTTTCTTCTGAAAGGGAAGGTGAAGGTGATCCCCGATGGATCCAATGAGGCTGTGGAGTTTGGCGCCGGCGACTTGGTTGAGTTCCCATCCGGTATGAGCTGCACATGGGATGTTTCAGAAACTGTTGACAAACATTACAAATTTGAGTAG
- the LOC122586793 gene encoding chlorophyll a-b binding protein CP26, chloroplastic-like, whose product MASLAATTAATSLSVSEMLGNKVNYSSAARTAPSTSSPVTFKTVALFQKKKPAPKAKPAAVTPASDELAKWYGPERRIFLPEGLLDRSEIPEYLNGEVAGDYGYDPFGLGKKPEDFAKYQAFELIHARWAMLGAAGCIIPEAFNKYGAACGPEAVWFKTGALLLDGNTLNYFGKNIPINLVLAVVAEVVLVGGAEYYRITNGLDFEDKLHPGGPFDPLGLGKDPDQLALLKVKEIKNGRLAMFSMFAFFIQAYVTGEGPVENLTSHLSDPFGNNILTVISGNIERTPTL is encoded by the exons ATGGCTTCTTTGGCAGCAACAACTGCGGCAACCTCCCTCAGTGTGTCGGAAATGCTTGGGAACAAAGTCAACTACTCGAGTGCAGCCAGGACGGCTCCTTCTACTTCCAGTCCTGTCACCTTTAAGACAGTTGCCCTTTTCCAAAAGAAGAAACCTGCACCAAAGGCTAAGCCAGCAGCCGTCACCCCGGCTTCAGACGAGCTCGCCAAGTGGTATG GACCTGAGAGAAGAATCTTCTTGCCAGAAGGTCTTTTGGACCGATCAGAAATCCCAGAGTACCTCAACGGAGAAGTCGCTGGAGA CTATGGTTATGATCCTTTTGGTCTTGGAAAGAAACCAGAAGACTTTGCCAA ATATCAAGCTTTTGAGCTGATTCATGCACGATGGGCAATGTTGGGTGCAGCCGGTTGCATTATTCCAGAGGCCTTCAACAAATATGGTGCAGCCTGTGGCCCTGAAGCCGTCTGGTTCAAG ACTGGAGCTCTGCTACTCGATGGCAATACATTGAACTACTTCGGAAAGAACATCCCCATTAACCTGGTCTTGGCAGTCGTTGCTGAGGTTGTTCTTGTAGGTGGTGCAGAATACTACAGAATCACCAACGGCTTG GATTTTGAGGACAAGTTGCACCCTGGTGGACCATTTGATCCGTTGGGTCTTGGCAAGGACCCAGACCAGCTCGCTCTGTTGAAGGTTAAGGAAATCAAGAATGGTAGACTAGCAATGTTCTCAATGTTTGCATTCTTCATCCAAGCATATGTGACCGGAGAGGGTCCAGTAGAAAACCTTACATCTCACTTAAGTGATCCCTTTGGAAACAACATACTAACTGTGATTTCTGGGAACATCGAAAGAACCCCAACCCTATAA
- the LOC122588214 gene encoding chlorophyll a-b binding protein CP26, chloroplastic-like, whose protein sequence is MASSLAASTASASLGVSELLGNRLNLSGAARTAPSTPVTFKIVALFQKKKPAPKAKPVAVTPASDELAKCYGYDPFGLGKKPEDFAKYQAFELIHARWAMLGAAGCIIPEAFNKYGASCEPEAVWFKTGALLLDGNTLNYFGKNIPINLVLVVAAEVVLVGGAEYYRITNGLDFEDKLHPGGPFDPLGLGKDTDQLALLKVKEIKNGRLAMFSMFAFFIQAYVTGEGPVENLTSHLSDPFGNNLLTVISGNIERTPTL, encoded by the exons ATGGCTTCTTCATTGGCAGCTTCTACCGCCTCGGCATCCCTCGGAGTGTCGGAACTCCTTGGAAACAGACTTAACTTGTCTGGTGCAGCCAGGACAGCTCCTTCCACTCCTGTCACCTTTAAGATTGTTGCTCTTTTCCAAAAGAAGAAACCCGCACCCAAGGCTAAGCCCGTTGCTGTCACCCCGGCCTCCGATGAGCTCGCCAAGTG CTATGGTTATGATCCGTTTGGTCTAGGAAAGAAACCAGAAGACTTTGCCAA ATACCAAGCATTCGAGCTGATTCATGCACGATGGGCAATGTTGGGTGCAGCTGGTTGTATCATTCCTGAGGCCTTCAACAAATACGGCGCTTCCTGTGAACCTGAAGCTGTGTGGTTCAAG ACTGGAGCTCTTCTACTCGACGGCAACACATTGAACTACTTTGGAAAGAACATCCCTATAAATTTGGTCCTGGTTGTTGCTGCCGAGGTTGTTCTTGTTGGTGGTGCAGAATACTACAGAATCACCAATGGCTTG GATTTTGAGGACAAGTTGCACCCTGGTGGACCATTCGATCCATTGGGTCTTGGCAAGGACACAGACCAGCTTGCTTTGTTGAAGGTTAAGGAGATCAAGAATGGCAGACTAGCTATGTTCTCCATGTTTGCATTCTTCATCCAAGCTTACGTGACCGGAGAGGGTCCTGTAGAAAACCTTACATCTCACTTGAGCGACCCCTTTGGAAACAACTTATTGACCGTGATTTCTGGGAATATTGAAAGAACCCCAACCCTGTAA
- the LOC122589257 gene encoding uncharacterized protein ycf45 gives MYDSLCLPLFRLHSIGGLGRRRLHQTRDSTHPIFIIMSIRCGSCSSSSSSSFYKHNFLPNYNYSYKHKHNNYNYNSSISIPMVKCTPSDDIHELLKILPHDLRDKLVMESKKDQLLEVILDLGRLPVACFLGDSGRKYLRDTEISMDELEFAENAIGEIGGDNRAGITGTLHRISAVRNRKGVVVGLTCRVGRAVRGHIDMVRDLLQFGESILFIGRPGVGKTTVMREISRVLSDELQKRVVVVDTSNEIGGGGDIPHPAIGSARRMQVSKPSTQHKVMIEAVENHMPEVIIIDEISTRAEASACQSIAERGVMLIGSAHGERLENIIKNPVLSHLAGGVESVTLGDQEARKRDGRKSISERGSPPTFPFMIEMRDRHHWVVHKTERSVDALLRGERPRVEVRKRDRQMKVIIEKWKIEN, from the exons ATGTATGATTCCCTTTGTTTACCCTTGTTCCGACTCCACAGTATAGGAGGATTAGGAAGGAGACGTCTACACCAGACCAGAGATTCAACACACCCAATTTTCATCATCATGTCCATACGTTGTGGTAGCTGTTCAtcctcatcttcttcttctttttataaACACAATTTTCTACCTAATTACAATTACAgttacaaacacaaacacaataattataattataatagttCCATTTCAATTCCCATGGTCAAGTGCACACCTTCTGATGACATCCATGAATTATTAAAG ATCCTTCCACATGATTTGCGTGACAAGCTTGTAATGGAGTCTAAAAAAGATCAACTATTAGAG GTAATATTGGATCTAGGTCGGTTACCAGTTGCATGCTTCCTTGGTGATTCAGGGCGAAAGTATCTAAGAGATACCGAG ATCTCAATGGATGAGTTAGAATTTGCTGAGAATGCAATTGGAGAAATTGGAGGGGATAATAGAGCCGGGATCACTGGCACCCTGCACCGCATATCTGCAGTCAGGAATCGAAAGGGTGTAGTAGTTGGGTTAACTTGTCGAGTTGGCAGGGCTGTACGGGGTCACATTGATATGGTCCGGGATCTGCTTCAGTTTGGAGAGAGTATCCTCTTTATTGGAAG ACCCGGTGTAGGAAAGACTACTGTTATGCGAGAGATATCTCGAGTTTTATCAGATGAGCTACAAAAAAGAGTG GTTGTTGTTGATACTAGTAATGAAATAGGAGGTGGCGGAGATATACCACATCCAGCAATAGGCAGTGCAAGAAGAATGCAGGTTTCAAAACCGTCTACGCAACACAAAGTGATGATTGAGGCAGTGGAGAATCACATGCCTGAAGTGATCATTATTGATGAAATCAGCACTCGGGCTGAAGCTAGTGCTTGCCAGTCAATTGCCGAAAGAGGGGTCATGCTTATCGGCAGTGCTCATGGTGAGCGACTcgaaaatataataaagaatcCTGTTCTCTCTCATTTG GCAGGGGGAGTAGAAAGTGTTACTTTAGGAGATCAAGAAGCCCGGAAGAGAGATGGCAGGAAAAGTATCAGCGAGAGAGGTAGTCCTCCTACCTTCCCCTTTATGATTGAAATGAGAGATAGACATCATTGGGTTGTGCATAAG ACGGAAAGAAGTGTGGATGCGTTGCTTCGCGGAGAAAGGCCTCGGGTGGAG GTTCGAAAGCGAGACAGACAAATGAAAGTTATCATAGAAAAATGGAAAATCGAGAATTAG